From Mycoplasmopsis gallinacea, the proteins below share one genomic window:
- a CDS encoding NAD(P)H-dependent glycerol-3-phosphate dehydrogenase, with translation MNNKFSIIGTGAWATAIANVLIDNNVQVKMYGINKQEISDINKGRNTKFFGETILTNSHLLSATNNLDEVLQFSNNIVLAVPSVALDSVTKNIKAQLNGAKINVINVAKGFDNTTGKFLSDIIEANLGDSMINLATFIGPSYAIEVFEKKLTMINVATKNEIYANFLCEIFDNHYFKLEWISNEMGAQIFAALKNVLAIGIGIIAYNNPGKNTHSAMISLGVREILKVYHVMSNDNNDMVGYELSGIGDVFLTCSSTKSRNFSFGQKIAQIGVDQSLKQEKMTIEGYDTAKILKNILESHKVYVPLLKNIVDVLFNSKDPNQILDFLNW, from the coding sequence ATGAATAATAAATTTTCAATTATTGGTACAGGTGCTTGAGCAACCGCCATTGCAAATGTTTTAATCGATAATAATGTACAAGTTAAAATGTACGGAATTAATAAACAAGAAATTAGTGATATTAACAAAGGAAGAAACACTAAATTCTTTGGTGAAACAATCCTTACAAATTCGCACTTGCTTTCCGCTACAAATAATTTAGATGAAGTGCTCCAATTTTCAAATAATATCGTGCTTGCAGTTCCTTCAGTTGCTTTAGATTCAGTGACAAAAAACATTAAAGCACAGCTTAATGGTGCCAAAATTAATGTAATAAACGTAGCTAAAGGTTTTGATAATACAACCGGAAAATTCTTATCAGATATTATTGAAGCTAATCTTGGTGATTCAATGATTAATCTTGCAACTTTTATCGGTCCTTCATATGCAATTGAAGTTTTTGAGAAAAAACTTACAATGATTAATGTAGCTACTAAAAATGAAATTTATGCTAACTTTTTATGCGAAATTTTTGATAATCATTACTTTAAATTGGAATGAATTTCAAATGAAATGGGTGCTCAAATTTTTGCAGCTCTTAAAAATGTTTTAGCTATTGGAATTGGGATAATTGCTTACAATAATCCTGGTAAAAACACTCACTCAGCAATGATTTCACTTGGAGTTAGAGAAATTCTCAAGGTTTATCATGTAATGAGCAATGATAATAATGATATGGTTGGATATGAACTTTCGGGAATTGGGGATGTGTTCCTTACTTGTTCATCAACTAAGAGTAGAAACTTTAGTTTTGGACAAAAAATCGCACAAATTGGTGTAGATCAAAGTTTAAAACAAGAAAAAATGACCATCGAAGGTTATGATACAGCTAAAATTCTTAAAAACATTTTAGAAAGTCATAAAGTTTATGTACCATTATTAAAAAACATAGTAGATGTTCTTTTTAATAGCAAAGATCCAAATCAAATCTTAGACTTTCTAAATTGATAA
- a CDS encoding phosphopantetheine-binding protein, whose protein sequence is MNTREIIIKKLQNLTKVKFNEDSLLEDLKIDSLDLAELIIEAEQAFEISIDDNKLNDVKTVKDVILLIENSN, encoded by the coding sequence ATGAACACAAGAGAAATTATTATTAAAAAATTACAAAATTTAACTAAAGTTAAATTCAATGAAGATTCTTTGTTGGAAGATCTTAAAATTGATTCATTAGATTTAGCTGAATTAATCATTGAAGCTGAACAAGCTTTTGAAATCAGCATTGATGATAATAAATTAAACGATGTTAAAACTGTAAAAGATGTAATTTTACTAATTGAAAATTCTAATTAG
- a CDS encoding MHO_1590 family protein: MIKKILIYLALMLSVCAISFGCYFVIKSNTTNNETKNKELKPSEEFLRIFPLVDAKYFQDYLLEDGDGSFYINTEIIDKLVEDISRRVSTYDGHLYFDYEIVSKQQILIHFLFAHQNGQKLTQSYNIHI, translated from the coding sequence ATGATTAAGAAAATCTTAATTTATTTAGCATTAATGCTTTCGGTTTGTGCAATTTCCTTTGGTTGCTATTTCGTTATAAAATCAAATACTACTAACAATGAAACTAAAAATAAAGAATTAAAACCAAGTGAAGAATTTTTGCGAATTTTTCCGCTTGTTGATGCAAAATATTTCCAAGATTATTTGCTAGAAGATGGCGATGGAAGCTTTTATATTAACACAGAAATTATTGATAAATTAGTTGAAGATATTTCTCGAAGAGTGAGCACTTACGATGGCCATTTATACTTTGATTATGAGATAGTGAGCAAGCAACAAATTCTGATTCACTTCTTATTTGCGCACCAAAATGGTCAAAAACTTACTCAAAGTTATAACATCCACATTTAA
- a CDS encoding MG284/MPN403 family protein, whose amino-acid sequence MNAILTKEEKTFYNQQCRLTKEICKMHLLYLDNIKKQISCLKFKERFEKTNPEFAAKRQLLEEKLQQNDSLIQIVLSNMSPKNAWIIEKTYLSNNYNSEWYLDYFSKTTFYKRKREAIKEFVDLYFSN is encoded by the coding sequence ATGAATGCAATTCTAACAAAGGAAGAAAAAACATTTTACAATCAACAATGTAGGCTTACTAAAGAAATTTGCAAAATGCACCTGCTTTATTTAGACAACATTAAAAAACAAATATCTTGTCTTAAGTTTAAGGAAAGATTTGAAAAAACTAATCCTGAATTTGCCGCAAAGAGACAATTACTTGAAGAAAAACTTCAACAAAATGATAGTTTGATACAAATTGTATTATCAAATATGTCTCCAAAAAATGCATGAATAATAGAAAAAACCTATTTAAGTAATAATTACAATAGTGAATGATACTTAGATTATTTTTCTAAAACAACTTTTTACAAAAGAAAACGTGAGGCAATTAAAGAATTTGTTGATCTTTATTTTAGTAACTAA